In Pseudoalteromonas nigrifaciens, the sequence CAGCACTAAAGTAACCGTGATCGATACGCAAACGAATAAAGAAATTGCCATGCCTAAGCTACCGGCAGGTAATTTACGGGGTGTGAGCTTTTCAGCTGATGAGCAAAGCATGGCCTTTTATTTAAATTCAGACACTGCACCTAGTAATTTATTTGTATGGCAAGTAGGCAGTAATAACACGCAGCAATTAACTAATACCCTCAGTAAAAAAATTAATCAAAACGATTTAGTGCAAAGCACTATAGTACGCTTTAAGAGCTTTGATGGTTTAGAAATACCAGGTGTTTTATATAAACCCAAGCAAGCGAGTAGCACCAACAAAGTGCCTGCGTTAATTTGGGTGCACGGTGGGCCAGGCGGACAAAGCCGTACCGGTTATAGTGCGATGCAACAGCATTTGGTAAATCATGGTTATGCCATTTTTGCAGTTAATAATCGAGGCAGCTCGGGCTATGGTAAAACCTTTTTTCATTTAGATGATAAAAAGCACGGCACCGATGACCTACAAGATATTGTATACGGCAAAAAACATTTACAGAGCTTAGAGTGGGTCGATACCGATAAAATTGGCATTATGGGTGGTAGCTATGGCGGCTTTATGACCGCGGCAGCCCTTGCCTTTGAACCCGAAGAGTTTAAAGTTGGGATTAATATTTTTGGAGTAACCAACTGGGTACGTACACTTAATTCTATTCCATCTTGGTGGGAGAGCTTTAAAAAGTCGCTGTACGACGAAATGGGCGATCCGGCAACAGACGGGGATCGTCACCGCGCCATTTCACCGTTATTCCACGCTAGAAACATCATTAAGCCACTTATGGTTATTCAAGGCGCTAACGATCCGCGCGTGTTACAAGTTGAAAGTGATGAGCTTGTAGCTGCAGTTAAAGCCAATGGCGTACCAGTTGAGTATGTATTGTTTGACGATGAAGGTCATGGTTTTAGCAAAAAAGAAAATCGGATCACGGCATCAAACGCTTACTTGAAATTTTTAGAGCAGTATTTAAAAGCTGAATAAGTTTGCACTGATTAATTTATGCCTGCATTTTTGTGGGCTTTTTTATGTGCTAAGAAATGTAATTTATGATTTTGATTGTATTCAACTTGTTATTGAGGAAATAACAAGTGGCGGAGTGGACGGGACTCGAACCCGCGACCCCCGGCGTGACAGGCCGGTATTCTAACCAACTGAACTACCACTCCGCAGTGGTATGTGCATGGGGTAATGCACTTACTAATTTTGTTACTGATATCAAATGGCGGAGTGGACGGGACTCGAACCCGCGACCCCCGGCGTGACAGGCCGGTATTCTAACCAACTGAACTACCACTCCGCAGAGATATCATATTACTTTTACTTTACTTGTATTACTTAATTTGTTGGCGGAGTGGACGGGACTCGAACCCGCGACCCCCGGCGTGACAGGCCGGTATTCTAACCAACTGAACTACCACTCCAGCATACAAATTTTATACTATAACAATGTTTAAATAGTTGGCGGAGTGGACGGGACTCGAACCCGCGACCCCCGGCGTGACAGGCCGGTATTCTAACCAACTGAACTACCACTCCAGCGTATATTTAAACTGTTATCTTTTTTCTTATTGGCGGAGTGGACGGGACTCGAACCCGCGACCCCCGGCGTGACAGGCCGGTATTCTAACCAACTGAACTACCACTCCAGAATAAGAATATGTTTTACAACCATATGTTGTGTAAGCGTTGGCGGAGTGGACGGGACTCGAACCCGCGACCCCCGGCGTGACAGGCCGGTATTCTAACCAACTGAACTACCACTCCAGTTTTGCTTACAAGTTTTCGAAAATTGGCGGAGTGGACGGGACTCGAACCCGCGACCCCCGGCGTGACAGGCCGGTATTCTAACCAACTGAACTACCACTCCACATTTTCGTTGCTGTTTGAGTCTCCCCTGACAGCGGCGTGAATAATACGAACCAGCCCCTATTTCGTCAAGGGCTTTTTCGCTTTTATTTAGGTTTTTTAGTCATCTGTCATCGAAAGGTTTAAAATTTCACCGCTTTTGTCATTTTTTGAGCCGTTTTTAGTACTTTGCTTTTTTTCAGAATTACCAACATCGTCATTTGTTGTTGTCTTTTTATTTATAAAAGGCAGCTTCACTTTAAATTTAAGCGATTTTTTCTGTACAAAAATACGAATTGCCAGCCAACCCATTAATAAAACGCACAGATTTCCAACAATAATTAAGCTGAGTAAAACCCAATTCGCTATTTTTTCTGCTACGGGTTCACTCTCAATCATTAAATCAGGTGGAATTATGGTCGCTGGATCAACTGCTGGTACCGCTTCTATTGGGCGTGCAATTTCAAATTTGTACGTTGGCAGCGTTGCCATAAACTCACGACCCTTTATATTTGTGCCAAAAATAGACAGCTCGACACTATATCGACCCCAACCATAATTTTTAATTGCTAACTGCCTCGTATGTTGTGCATCCGACTCTATACTAAACATTTGCTCTTCGTTATTAGGGTAGTAAATTTTACCCTGCATAATTACGGTTTCTGGCTTAACTATTGTGTCATCTAAATTAATAGCTAAAAGGTGCTCGTTACTTTCTTGCTCTGCTAGCGTCATGTCGTAACTTACTGGGGCAGAATGTACCACAATGCTGCTTTGCACTATTCGACGTTGTAATAAGGGGGTTGCTATGTAGAGTTCGGGGATCCATTCTCCTTCGGGAAAGTCTAATTTAAACTCGCCCGTAAAAACGCCATCGTTTGGGCGTTCGTCAAACCCTCGGCCATCATCTTTAAATTCAGCGACTTCTTGAGTACTGGCTCCAAAATTAGCAGCCTCTGCACTATTAGTACTTACAAAATCAACATTTAAGGTAACGACATCTCTAAATAGATTGGCATTTATGGGAGCACCGTCATTTAAAATTTTTCCGGTGATTTTTATTGTCTCGCCTCGAAACAGCATTTCCGGTAACGGCTCTGCCTCAAGTGATACCTGGCCTAATACGACAATGCGGCTGTCGGGTAAGATATTACCTATAACTTGCCAAGGGCCAGCCATGGGGTTGCGTATGGTAACCAAATCATAACTAAGCTCGTCATGCCAACTTAAGTCAGGGTTTTTAACTGATTCGGTAGCAAAATATTTACTGCCATCGGGCCTTACTAAAATAACAGCCGGTGAGCCTGGTTTTCTAAAAAAAAGTAAGGTTATTTCAGCTACTTTACTATCAATACGAAAACGATTATCTAATAAAGGGATTTCATTTTGCCTCCCATCACGCTTTAGTACTTCAACTTGTTTAACGCCATATGCGCTGGTTGCAAAAAAACTAGCAGATACTAATGCGGTTACCAAATAAAAGGTTTTCATAATATGGCCTTAATCAGCGCGCCATATACAGTGGCCGCCTTCATTATTAACAATATCTAATCGTGCTTCGTGTGCAGCTTGTTCTGCCTCACTGGCGCTTAATACTACAAGAGGTGCTCTTTGGGCGCTTAAGCGTCGTATTCCGCCTTTTTGCTGATCGGTATCGTCATTTTTATTTTGATTCAAATTTAGCTTAACTTGTCCGCCAGTCATTGCTAGGTAAACGTCAGCTAATATTTCAGAATCCAGTAATGCGCCGTGCAAGGTTCGCTTAGCGTTATCTACGTCGTAACGACGGCATAGCGCATCTAGGTTGTTCTTTTGTCCTGGATGCAAGTCACGCGCCATTTTAAGCGTGTCGAGTACTTGACAGAAAGTGGCCGTTTTAGGATAGCCCTGGTTAAGCAGAGAAAATTCGTTATCCATATGGCCAATATCGAACGGCGCATTATGAATAACCAGTTCTGCACCCTTAATATAATCAAAAAACTCTTGAGCAATTTGATGAAACAATGGTTTATCACGTAAAAACTCATTAGTGATACCGTGAACATCTATTGCTTCTTCTTCACTGTTGCGCTGCGGGTTAATATACACATGAAAGTTATTGCCGGTTAAGCGGCGATTTACTAATTCAACACACCCTATTTCGATAATACGATGCCCTTGTTTAGGGTCGATGCCGGTGGTTTCTGTATCTAAAACTATTTGTCTGCGTGCCATATCGAATTAATCCTGACTCTGGTATCTTTCTATAATCACTTTATTGTACATAATATCAAGGTAAAACAGTGGAAAAAACCGTAGAGATTTATACCGATGGTTCGTGTTTAGGTAATCCAGGCCCCGGTGGTTATGGTATATTCATGATTTATAACGAACATGAAAAAAAATTGAGTCAAGGTTATAAACTAACAACTAATAATCGCATGGAAATGCTGGGGGCAATTGTGGCTCTGGAAGTATTAACTCGCCCATGTGTTATTAATATCACTACCGATAGCCAATATGTGAAACAAGGTATTGAGTCTTGGATCACGAATTGGAAAAAGCGCGGCTGGTTAACCTCAGCTAAAAAACCAGTAAAAAATGTCGACTTATGGAAACGCCTCGATTTAGCGTGCGCTAAACACACCGTAACCTGGAAATGGGTTAAAGGGCATAGCGGTCATAAATACAATGAAATTGTAGATGACTTAGCGCGCGATGCCGCTGGCAGTAAAGATTTACTCGATGATGTAGGTTATCAACCTTAAAGCTGATTAGCACATACCAAATTACTTTTTATTTTGCTCACAATGCTTTAAGTGTTGCTTTGAGGTTTGTCTAAGGCCCCCTTCTACTGTTGTAAAGCGCGGGCGAGCATGCCACTTAGGTTTAATGGGTGTGAGCGGTGCAACACGTTTACGTGCCACCAGCATGTAAACACTGCCCATAGGTTTTAAGTATTGTTTGGTAAAGCTACGCCAAAACGCAAAACGCGACAATCTATTACCTCGCGCCAGTGATGAGTAAATAAAGCGCTCATCACTCACTATTTCAAATCCCAATAAATTTAGCCAATCTTTAACCCGTGCAGGGGTAAAAAAACGCCCTGTCCATGGCAGTTTCTGGCCACTAAATGGCAGTAATTGGGCAAGCCCACATAAACTAAACGGATTAAAGCCTGTTAGCACAATATACCCACCTGGAATTAAAGTGCGATGTGCTTCGCGTAAAATATGGTGAGGATCTGAGTGATACTCTAAGCAATGGCTTAAAATACATGCATCAATAGTGTGCTCATAAAATGGTAATTCGTCTATATCGGCAATAACGCCGGTGTGAGCGCCCGCTTGCGCTACGCACACTTGGTGTTTTATTAAACATTTACTGGTGTTTAGCTCGCCACTCAAACTACCTAACTTAAGCATATGGTAGCCAAACATACGGGGGAGCCACGGCGCTAATTTACGTTCAATCTCACAGCGTAAATAATCCCCATGAGGAAACTGCTGCCATGACAACGGTTTAGGTCCTTCTTGAAAACTAAGGGCTGGTTTCATTTTATGAGCTCGTTATACTAGGTGTTAACTGTCACTTTATAGAGCAACGTTACATGGTGCAAGTCAAAGCAATTAAAGCCTTTTCAGATAATTATATTTGGTGCTTAACTACAAGCAATAATACGCAAGCTTGGGTAGTCGATCCGGGCCAAGCAGAGCCAGTACTTGATTATTTGGCGCAGCATAATTTAACCTTGGCGGGTATTTTAATTACCCATCATCATTACGACCATACCGATGGCGTAGCAAAGCTGGTTAGCGAAAACCCAAATATTGCTGTATACGGCCCAACTAACAGCCCGTTTAAGGGGATTACTCAGCAACTTACTGATGGCCAAAGTATTACAGTGCTTAATACTGCTTTTAATATTATAGCGACACCCGGGCATACTCTAGATCATATTTGTTATGTTAATGAACAACTTGCCTTTACTGGTGATACTTTATTTAGTGGTGGTTGTGGGCGTTTATTTGAAGGCTCTGCAGAGCAAATGTGGCACTCGTTTAATAAACTGCGCGAATTACCTGCTGATTGCAAAGTTTACTGTACTCACGAATACACTCAAGCTAACCTCGCTTTTGCAACAGCCATTGAACCGCGTAACCCAGAGCTACTTGCCTATAGTAAAAGAGTAGATGAACTGCGCAGCAAAAATGAAATTACTTTACCAAGCACTATCGGCCAAGAGCTAAAAATAAACCCCTTTATGCGCAGCGATTTACCTAACATTACTGAACTATTACCAAAAGAATTTTGCTCGGTTACAAAAAACAATGAACCTTGGGAAAACTTTGCGGGTCTGAGAAAGTTCAAAGACCATTTTTAATCCGCTAACCAATAGCCACATGTACTTTTTGTTTAGCAATCAAAAAGTTAAAATTAGCATTTGATTATTGCTAAGTGTTTTAAAAGGTCACAAGTGGCAATGTTAGCTCATAACGGGTAGTATTCGCCGAGTTTTTTACCCCATGTATT encodes:
- a CDS encoding S9 family peptidase, which codes for MKQIIKLTIITCAVTLALSGCSESTNSSSYTAPLTSSKAHVKELSTYSAETFFDTTSIMGSSFSPHGDKILVSSDESGIYSLYEVNVQTGGKTRLTDFTDSTYPIRYFPNDERVLFTKDTGGNERFHIYVRETDGTVKDLTPGDETRASFAGFTKNASQFFITSNQRDAKFMDLYRVNSKTYKVTPVYQNTLGLNVGAISPNGRFIALSKSNSNKDSDTFILDTYTKTLKPQLISKHHTPAQYSPETFSADNKYLYYSTDAKGEFSQMWRYDLASGEHSPALADDWDVSFIYFSTSGRYQVSGVNADASTKVTVIDTQTNKEIAMPKLPAGNLRGVSFSADEQSMAFYLNSDTAPSNLFVWQVGSNNTQQLTNTLSKKINQNDLVQSTIVRFKSFDGLEIPGVLYKPKQASSTNKVPALIWVHGGPGGQSRTGYSAMQQHLVNHGYAIFAVNNRGSSGYGKTFFHLDDKKHGTDDLQDIVYGKKHLQSLEWVDTDKIGIMGGSYGGFMTAAALAFEPEEFKVGINIFGVTNWVRTLNSIPSWWESFKKSLYDEMGDPATDGDRHRAISPLFHARNIIKPLMVIQGANDPRVLQVESDELVAAVKANGVPVEYVLFDDEGHGFSKKENRITASNAYLKFLEQYLKAE
- a CDS encoding TIGR03503 family protein, with protein sequence MKTFYLVTALVSASFFATSAYGVKQVEVLKRDGRQNEIPLLDNRFRIDSKVAEITLLFFRKPGSPAVILVRPDGSKYFATESVKNPDLSWHDELSYDLVTIRNPMAGPWQVIGNILPDSRIVVLGQVSLEAEPLPEMLFRGETIKITGKILNDGAPINANLFRDVVTLNVDFVSTNSAEAANFGASTQEVAEFKDDGRGFDERPNDGVFTGEFKLDFPEGEWIPELYIATPLLQRRIVQSSIVVHSAPVSYDMTLAEQESNEHLLAINLDDTIVKPETVIMQGKIYYPNNEEQMFSIESDAQHTRQLAIKNYGWGRYSVELSIFGTNIKGREFMATLPTYKFEIARPIEAVPAVDPATIIPPDLMIESEPVAEKIANWVLLSLIIVGNLCVLLMGWLAIRIFVQKKSLKFKVKLPFINKKTTTNDDVGNSEKKQSTKNGSKNDKSGEILNLSMTDD
- a CDS encoding class I SAM-dependent methyltransferase; translated protein: MKPALSFQEGPKPLSWQQFPHGDYLRCEIERKLAPWLPRMFGYHMLKLGSLSGELNTSKCLIKHQVCVAQAGAHTGVIADIDELPFYEHTIDACILSHCLEYHSDPHHILREAHRTLIPGGYIVLTGFNPFSLCGLAQLLPFSGQKLPWTGRFFTPARVKDWLNLLGFEIVSDERFIYSSLARGNRLSRFAFWRSFTKQYLKPMGSVYMLVARKRVAPLTPIKPKWHARPRFTTVEGGLRQTSKQHLKHCEQNKK
- the dnaQ gene encoding DNA polymerase III subunit epsilon, producing the protein MARRQIVLDTETTGIDPKQGHRIIEIGCVELVNRRLTGNNFHVYINPQRNSEEEAIDVHGITNEFLRDKPLFHQIAQEFFDYIKGAELVIHNAPFDIGHMDNEFSLLNQGYPKTATFCQVLDTLKMARDLHPGQKNNLDALCRRYDVDNAKRTLHGALLDSEILADVYLAMTGGQVKLNLNQNKNDDTDQQKGGIRRLSAQRAPLVVLSASEAEQAAHEARLDIVNNEGGHCIWRAD
- the rnhA gene encoding ribonuclease HI, whose amino-acid sequence is MEKTVEIYTDGSCLGNPGPGGYGIFMIYNEHEKKLSQGYKLTTNNRMEMLGAIVALEVLTRPCVINITTDSQYVKQGIESWITNWKKRGWLTSAKKPVKNVDLWKRLDLACAKHTVTWKWVKGHSGHKYNEIVDDLARDAAGSKDLLDDVGYQP
- the gloB gene encoding hydroxyacylglutathione hydrolase, coding for MVQVKAIKAFSDNYIWCLTTSNNTQAWVVDPGQAEPVLDYLAQHNLTLAGILITHHHYDHTDGVAKLVSENPNIAVYGPTNSPFKGITQQLTDGQSITVLNTAFNIIATPGHTLDHICYVNEQLAFTGDTLFSGGCGRLFEGSAEQMWHSFNKLRELPADCKVYCTHEYTQANLAFATAIEPRNPELLAYSKRVDELRSKNEITLPSTIGQELKINPFMRSDLPNITELLPKEFCSVTKNNEPWENFAGLRKFKDHF